Proteins encoded together in one Canis aureus isolate CA01 chromosome 21, VMU_Caureus_v.1.0, whole genome shotgun sequence window:
- the ZFTA gene encoding zinc finger translocation-associated protein, protein MEPGGDHRSRSGGGRGGPGPAAASARGRRLPPAGSSGGAEPEEDDGGQDLQLEGGALGSWGSAPLPSSRVRGPASSGRKYSDHCEARASRPGKSRIPGRDHRRYYHDHWRLEYLMDFNPARHGMVCMVCGSSLATLKLSTIKRHIRQKHPYSLHWSPREKEVISNSWDAHLGLGACGESEGLGAQGAEEEEEEEEEEEEEGASLQACPPKGAGKAPADEGTRCQQRGGLVAPRARCRGLSASRRAGDSRGLGARQLDRRLKESLQNWFRAECLMDYDPRGNRLVCMACGRALPSLHLDDIRAHVLEVHPSSLGLSGPQRSALLQAWGGQPEILSELTRSPADDDLVPQDLTRKSLDPAPTAGALSSRDLSPPGPGVKKEEAVWVPERPRPAEEEELEEGEGVGVPGRSPRGRRRRRCRERWRPEYLVELDGGRRGLVCLACGGALASLQMSTVQRHIRQRHPGSTRLRGPVQALIAREWSEKAAHLPALGLPGPEPPGNPAAPATAAASEEGGGEEEEEEEEEWWGDAPLSPGEPSERPPEDDDDDEDGPEPGGLAFPPLPPPPPPPPPPRSREQRRNYQPRWRGEYLMDYDGSRRGLVCMVCGGALATLKVSTIKRHILQVHPFSMDFTPEERQTILEAYEEAALRCYGHEGFGPPAPAPRDGGADLKAGAVCRA, encoded by the exons ATGGAGCCCGGCGGGGACCACCGGAGCCGGAGCGGCGGCGGCAGGGGCGGCCCCGGGCCAGCAGCGGCCTCGGCACGGGGCCGACGGCTGCCGCCCGCCGGATCGAGCGGCGGCGCGGAACCCGAGGAGGACGACGGCG gGCAAGATCTTCAGCTGGAAGGGGGtgccttggggtcctgggggagTGCCCCCCTGCCCTCTTCCAGGGTCAGGGGACCAGCATCTTCAGGCAGGAAATACTCAGACCACTGTGAGGCCCGGGCCTCGAGGCCTGGGAAGAGCCGCATCCCCGGCCGTGACCACCGGCGCTACTACCACGACCACTGGCGACTGGAGTACCTGATGGACTTCAACCCTGCCCGGCACGGCATGGTGTGCATGGTGTGCGGCAGCTCCCTGGCCACTCTCAAGCTCAGCACCATCAAGCGGCACATCCGCCAAAAGCACCCCTACTCCCTGCACTGGAGTCCCCGAGAGAAGGAAGTTATCAGCAACAGCTGGGATGCccacctggggctgggggcctgtGGAGAGTCCGAGGGCCTGGGGGCCCAGGGGgctgaagaagaggaggaagaggaagaggaagaggaagaggagggggctAGCCTGCAAGCTTGCCCACCCAAGGGTGCAG GCAAAGCCCCAGCCGATGAGGGCACCCGATGCCAGCAGCGAGGGGGCCTAGTGGCACCCAGGGCTCGGTGTCGGGGCCTCTCAGCCTCCCGCAGGGCTGGGGacagcagggggctgggggcgcggCAGCTGGACCGGAGGCTGAAGGAGTCCCTGCAGAACTGGTTCCGGGCTGAGTGTCTCATGGATTATGACCCTCGGGGGAACCGGCTGGTGTGCATGGCCTGTGGCCGGGCACTGCCCAGCCTGCACCTGGACGACATCCGTGCCCACGTGCTCGAGGTGCACCCCAGCTCCTTGGGGCTCAGTGGCCCCCAGCGGAGTGCCCTGCTGCAAGCCTGGGGTGGCCAGCCCGAGATACTGTCTGAGCTCACTCGGTCCCCAGCAG ACGATGACCTCGTCCCCCAGGACCTGACCAGAAAGAGCCTGGACCCCGCCCCCACTGCTGGAGCCCTCTCCTCTCGGGACCTCAGTCCCCCAGGCCCAGGCGTAAAAAAGGAAGAGGCTGTCTGGGTCCCTGAGAGGCCCAGGCCcgcagaggaggaggagctggaggagggcgagggggtgggggtcCCGGGCCGGTCcccgcggggccgccgccgccgccgctgccgggAGCGCTGGCGGCCCGAGTACCTCGTGGAGCTGGACGGCGGCCGGCGCGGCCTGGTGTGCTTGGCGTGCGGGGGCGCGCTGGCCTCGCTCCAGATGAGCACCGTCCAGCGGCACATCCGCCAGCGCCACCCGGGCTCCACGCGCCTCCGCGGCCCAGTCCAGGCCCTCATCGCCCGGGAGTGGAGCGAGAAGGCCGCTCACCTGCCGGCCCTGGGGCTGCCCGGCCCCGAGCCCCCCGGGAACCCCGCCGCCCCTGCTACAGCCGCAGCCTccgaggaggggggaggggaggaggaggaggaggaggaggaggagtggtgGG GCGACGCCCCGCTTTCCCCAGGGGAGCCATCGGAGCGGCCCCCCgaggacgacgacgacgacgaggaCGGCCCAGAGCCCGGGGGCCTCGCCTtcccgccgctgccgccgccgccgccgccgccgccgccgccccgcagcCGAGAGCAGCGGCGGAACTACCAGCCGCGCTGGCGGGGCGAGTACCTGATGGACTACGACGGCAGCCGGCGCGGGCTGGTGTGCATGGTGTGCGGGGGCGCGCTGGCCACGCTCAAGGTCAGCACCATCAAGCGGCACATCCTGCAGGTGCACCCGTTCTCCATGGACTTCACGCCCGAGGAGCGCCAGACCATCCTGGAGGCCTACGAGGAGGCCGCGCTGCGCTGCTACGGCCACGAGGGCTTCGGGCCGCCCGCCCCTGCACCGCGCGACGGCGGCGCGGACCTCAAAGCGGGCGCCGTTTGCCGGGCGTAG